Proteins found in one Nitrospirota bacterium genomic segment:
- a CDS encoding lipid-binding SYLF domain-containing protein, with product MKKIIMSSMAFLLILFLSSSYAGWDPRDREDEERAVKDTISRLLSIDPSLQIYFDKAYAYAVLPTVGKGAFIGGVGYGRGWFFENGKPIGKVSITQLSAGAQIGGQAYREVVFFRDKDRAEDFKNGRFEAGAQLSAIVVTEGVGKAGTYTDGVAVFILPTAGFMAEASISGQRFGFEPF from the coding sequence ATGAAAAAAATCATCATGTCAAGTATGGCTTTCTTATTAATTCTTTTTCTTTCATCATCATACGCCGGTTGGGATCCGCGGGACAGGGAGGACGAGGAGCGGGCCGTGAAAGATACGATAAGCCGCCTCCTGTCGATCGATCCAAGCCTGCAGATATATTTTGACAAGGCATACGCATATGCCGTGCTGCCGACCGTCGGCAAGGGCGCTTTCATAGGAGGCGTAGGATATGGAAGAGGATGGTTCTTTGAAAACGGAAAACCGATAGGAAAAGTGAGCATTACACAGTTGAGCGCCGGAGCTCAAATCGGCGGGCAGGCTTACCGGGAGGTCGTTTTTTTTCGCGACAAAGACCGGGCTGAGGACTTCAAAAACGGCCGTTTTGAGGCAGGGGCTCAGCTATCAGCCATTGTAGTGACCGAAGGCGTAGGCAAGGCTGGAACCTATACGGATGGAGTGGCTGTCTTTATCCTGCCGACCGCTGGATTCATGGCCGAGGCAAGCATAAGCGGCCAGCGGTTTGGTTTTGAACCTTTTTGA
- a CDS encoding DUF3300 domain-containing protein — MKILKVVNQAVSFLVMLVLALPLQALAQVEGGGTQSAAFSKEELAQMLAPVALFPDALLSQVLMASTYPLEVVEADRWVKKNAGLGGDALDEALVDKEWDPSVKSLCHFPSILSSMSDKIAQTTRLGDAFLAQQDDVMAMVQELRAKAREAGSLKPTKEQNVIVEKETIIIESANPEVVYVPSYDPYYVYGPWWYPAYPPYYWWPRPTIIGSGLVFWPGIVVGVSAGYWSFFDWYNHVIIIDWSRTHKFHRHRGDRDGRDRDRWRHDADHRRGVAYRDRETARKFGQAAERSRESRRELRGFPERRTMDRQTRETIQRDFERAPLRGGETVRPERGRMREQIDRRERPAMPRRESIFGGGGDAGRERMESERGRSSRENINRGSREGVGQSPGISRGSDGRRGQVGSQGTSKGSSKGQSSGQDRPGDRGRVGR; from the coding sequence ATGAAGATACTGAAAGTGGTTAATCAGGCAGTCAGTTTCCTTGTCATGTTAGTCCTTGCCCTGCCGCTGCAGGCGCTGGCTCAGGTTGAGGGGGGCGGCACCCAATCTGCGGCGTTTAGCAAAGAGGAGCTTGCCCAGATGCTGGCGCCTGTTGCCCTGTTCCCCGATGCCCTTCTTTCCCAGGTTCTGATGGCCTCCACGTATCCGCTCGAAGTGGTTGAGGCAGACCGATGGGTGAAGAAGAATGCCGGACTCGGCGGCGATGCGCTGGACGAAGCTCTCGTGGATAAAGAGTGGGATCCGAGCGTTAAGTCCCTCTGTCATTTCCCTTCCATTCTCAGTTCCATGAGCGATAAGATCGCCCAGACAACCAGACTTGGTGATGCCTTTCTCGCCCAACAGGACGATGTAATGGCCATGGTTCAGGAACTCAGGGCGAAGGCCCGCGAGGCGGGCAGCCTTAAACCTACAAAAGAGCAGAACGTGATCGTCGAAAAAGAGACGATCATCATCGAATCGGCAAACCCTGAAGTGGTTTATGTGCCGTCATACGATCCTTATTATGTATATGGACCGTGGTGGTATCCGGCCTATCCTCCCTATTACTGGTGGCCAAGACCAACGATCATAGGTTCCGGCCTGGTTTTCTGGCCAGGGATAGTTGTCGGTGTTTCCGCAGGTTACTGGAGCTTCTTTGACTGGTATAACCACGTTATCATTATTGATTGGAGCAGGACACATAAGTTTCATCGTCACCGTGGCGACAGGGATGGCAGGGACAGGGATAGGTGGCGTCACGATGCAGACCACAGGAGAGGTGTTGCGTACAGGGACAGGGAGACGGCCAGGAAGTTCGGTCAGGCTGCTGAGCGGTCCCGGGAGTCGAGACGTGAACTTCGCGGGTTCCCGGAGCGCCGCACAATGGACAGACAGACAAGGGAAACTATACAGCGGGATTTTGAAAGGGCTCCTCTGAGGGGCGGCGAGACAGTCCGCCCGGAAAGGGGCAGGATGCGGGAACAAATTGACCGGAGGGAGCGGCCGGCAATGCCGCGGAGAGAAAGTATCTTTGGCGGCGGCGGAGATGCCGGGAGAGAACGTATGGAAAGTGAACGCGGCCGGAGCAGTCGTGAAAATATCAACAGGGGCAGCCGTGAAGGCGTTGGTCAGAGCCCGGGTATCAGCAGGGGGTCTGACGGCAGAAGAGGGCAGGTCGGCAGCCAGGGCACCAGTAAAGGCAGTAGCAAGGGTCAGAGCTCCGGGCAAGACAGACCCGGAGACCGAGGGAGGGTGGGAAGATGA